In Saccharothrix violaceirubra, the following are encoded in one genomic region:
- a CDS encoding DoxX family membrane protein, whose protein sequence is MREEVRLADRVAMPALRVSLGLVFVWFGLLKVVGETPIAALLEASVPWVDPDLLVPGLGWFEVVLGVALVVGRYLRAVLAAMGAHLLGTFIVFVQAPGMAFAGGNPLLLTVNGEFVLKNLVLLCAVLVLFAEHERR, encoded by the coding sequence GTGCGGGAGGAGGTCAGGCTGGCCGACCGCGTGGCGATGCCCGCGCTGCGTGTGTCACTCGGCCTGGTGTTCGTGTGGTTCGGACTGCTGAAGGTCGTCGGCGAGACTCCGATCGCCGCGCTGCTGGAGGCGTCCGTGCCGTGGGTCGACCCGGACCTGCTCGTGCCCGGTCTCGGCTGGTTCGAGGTCGTGCTCGGCGTGGCCCTGGTGGTCGGCCGGTACCTGCGGGCGGTGCTCGCCGCGATGGGGGCACACCTGCTCGGCACGTTCATCGTGTTCGTGCAGGCGCCCGGCATGGCGTTCGCCGGCGGCAACCCCTTGCTGCTGACGGTGAACGGTGAGTTCGTGCTCAAGAACCTCGTACTCCTCTGCGCGGTTCTGGTCCTTTTCGCGGAGCACGAACGCCGATGA
- a CDS encoding S9 family peptidase produces MTTDFEWLSGAEPGPGGEIAYVSDATGRPQVRLLRAARHLPVDGSVRRCAWRPDGTRLLVLVDPDGGEDHRLAEIDPVTGAVEWLVAEPGVRCEVGVPYGTASAPYSPDSRLLAYASNARDREVFDVHVRDLATGATRTVLTGDDRWLPVSFSPDATKLLVLRLHQNTEHDLVLCDLRANTVTPLTDRTGPDKYEPIGWLPDSSGIHVCTTHGRDFMGLATLSLDGTLTWTATPPSDVEGGAVRGDLVVWGVDVGGWTRLHWTTTGSGVTHEVEGLPPGVAVHEFGYSGFVPRFTHDGRLLVQLGRPDAATELYLADLAAGTAEKLTDFGARLPNNLVVPREIRATSADGLRVRAHLYTPHEPNGALVVTVHGGPEYQAYPTFDPLVQELLARGIGVLAPDIRGSSGHGLRHQRLIYGDWGGGDLDDLAAITGALADVDWVDTTRLGVHGASYGGFAALSCVSRLPHLWRAGVSECGSSDLVTDMLSAPPTWRKRLKAWIGDVDDPVARAELTARGPLANAYRVTAPVLLLHGENDTRVDPEESERMYRRLKELGKPVELVRHPGVGHEVDRESLAATVALIADWFTTHLG; encoded by the coding sequence ATGACGACGGATTTCGAGTGGCTCTCGGGCGCCGAACCCGGTCCCGGCGGGGAGATCGCGTACGTGTCCGACGCGACCGGACGGCCGCAGGTCCGCCTGCTGCGCGCGGCCCGGCACCTGCCCGTCGACGGGTCCGTGCGCCGGTGCGCCTGGCGCCCGGACGGCACGCGACTGCTGGTGCTCGTCGACCCGGACGGCGGCGAGGACCACCGGCTCGCCGAGATCGACCCGGTGACCGGCGCCGTCGAGTGGCTCGTCGCGGAACCGGGCGTGCGCTGCGAAGTCGGGGTCCCTTACGGCACCGCGAGCGCGCCTTACAGTCCCGACTCGCGCCTGCTCGCCTACGCGAGCAACGCCCGCGACCGCGAGGTCTTCGACGTGCACGTGCGCGACCTGGCCACGGGTGCCACCCGCACCGTGCTCACCGGCGACGACCGGTGGCTCCCGGTCTCGTTCTCGCCGGACGCGACGAAGCTGCTCGTCCTGCGCCTGCACCAGAACACCGAGCACGACCTGGTCCTGTGCGACCTGCGCGCGAACACCGTCACCCCGTTGACCGACCGCACCGGTCCGGACAAGTACGAGCCGATCGGCTGGCTGCCCGACTCGTCGGGCATCCACGTGTGCACCACGCACGGCCGGGACTTCATGGGTCTGGCCACGCTTTCCCTGGACGGCACGCTCACGTGGACCGCCACGCCACCGTCCGATGTGGAGGGTGGAGCCGTCCGGGGTGACCTGGTGGTCTGGGGCGTCGACGTCGGAGGGTGGACCCGACTGCACTGGACCACGACGGGCTCGGGCGTCACGCACGAGGTCGAAGGGCTGCCGCCCGGCGTCGCCGTGCACGAGTTCGGCTACAGCGGCTTCGTGCCGCGCTTCACCCACGACGGCCGGCTGCTCGTGCAACTGGGCCGCCCCGACGCCGCCACCGAGCTGTACCTGGCGGACCTGGCCGCGGGGACCGCCGAGAAGCTGACCGACTTCGGCGCGAGACTCCCGAATAACCTCGTCGTGCCAAGGGAGATCCGGGCGACGAGCGCCGACGGACTTCGCGTCCGCGCGCACCTCTACACGCCGCACGAACCGAACGGTGCCCTGGTCGTGACCGTCCACGGTGGACCCGAGTACCAGGCGTACCCGACGTTCGACCCGCTCGTGCAGGAGCTGCTCGCGCGCGGGATCGGTGTACTGGCACCGGACATCCGCGGCTCGTCCGGCCACGGCCTGCGCCACCAACGCCTGATCTACGGCGACTGGGGCGGCGGCGACCTCGACGACCTGGCCGCGATCACCGGCGCGCTCGCCGACGTCGACTGGGTCGACACCACGCGGCTGGGCGTGCACGGCGCGTCCTACGGCGGGTTCGCCGCGCTGTCGTGCGTGTCCCGCCTGCCGCACCTGTGGCGGGCAGGCGTCAGCGAGTGCGGCTCGTCGGACCTGGTCACGGACATGCTCTCGGCACCGCCGACGTGGCGCAAACGCCTCAAGGCCTGGATCGGCGACGTGGACGACCCGGTCGCCCGCGCCGAACTGACCGCACGCGGACCGCTGGCCAACGCGTACCGCGTCACCGCGCCCGTACTGCTGCTGCACGGCGAGAACGACACCCGCGTGGACCCCGAGGAGTCGGAGCGGATGTACCGCCGCCTCAAGGAACTGGGCAAGCCGGTGGAACTGGTCCGTCACCCCGGCGTCGGCCACGAGGTGGACCGCGAGTCCCTCGCCGCCACCGTCGCCCTGATCGCCGACTGGTTCACCACCCACCTCGGGTGA
- a CDS encoding winged helix-turn-helix domain-containing protein has translation MTDQARPATVEELKALAHPLRWRVLRLCLDHALTNQELSARLGVAPATVLRHVRALTKAGFLVAEPVRTGNRGAVERPYRSTRRTWRLGLESVEGDLTRQVDLALISAHRAEVVEAGPDAYRDVARGVLRLDKAAQEELKARLYALIEEFTDRATPDGEPLSYLWSLNARPHHRESSTRTP, from the coding sequence GTGACCGATCAGGCCCGGCCCGCCACCGTCGAGGAGCTGAAGGCCCTCGCGCACCCGCTGAGGTGGCGCGTGCTGCGGCTGTGCCTGGACCACGCCCTGACCAACCAGGAGCTGTCCGCCCGGCTCGGCGTCGCGCCGGCGACCGTACTGCGGCACGTGCGGGCGTTGACGAAGGCCGGTTTCCTGGTCGCCGAACCGGTTCGCACCGGCAACCGCGGCGCGGTGGAACGCCCCTACCGCTCGACCCGCCGCACGTGGCGACTGGGCCTGGAGAGCGTCGAGGGCGACCTGACCCGGCAGGTGGACCTGGCGTTGATCTCCGCCCACCGCGCCGAGGTCGTCGAGGCCGGTCCCGACGCGTACCGGGACGTGGCGCGCGGCGTGCTGCGGTTGGACAAGGCCGCGCAGGAGGAATTGAAGGCCCGCCTGTACGCCCTGATCGAGGAGTTCACTGACCGCGCGACCCCGGACGGCGAGCCGCTCTCGTACCTGTGGTCGCTCAACGCCCGCCCCCACCACCGCGAGTCCTCCACTCGGACACCCTGA
- a CDS encoding GntR family transcriptional regulator, producing the protein MPRTKHELPAAITLPTTLVLGAPKGGQLRRFLESLVAELGPGVLLPSERVLAQRYGVARMTVRQELDRLAAEGVVVRRPRHGTFVAEPARAAVDLVASFTDHARGLGLTPGARVLCARVEPADEPVAGRLGLAPGSPVLLLVRLRTADDVPMALERTCLSVERFPGIEAVDWTDRSLYAELTRRWDVRVAGSDTRISAVLPAPDEAATLGIGCTQPCFVIEGVPRDTTGFAVESGRSVYRADRYEVVTRVRP; encoded by the coding sequence GTGCCCCGCACGAAGCACGAACTGCCGGCCGCGATCACGCTGCCGACGACGCTCGTCCTCGGCGCGCCCAAGGGCGGCCAACTGCGCCGATTCCTGGAGTCGCTGGTCGCGGAACTGGGTCCGGGGGTGTTGCTGCCCTCCGAGCGGGTGCTCGCCCAGCGCTACGGCGTGGCGCGGATGACCGTGCGGCAGGAACTCGACCGGCTCGCGGCCGAAGGGGTGGTGGTGCGGCGACCGCGGCACGGCACGTTCGTCGCCGAACCCGCGCGGGCCGCCGTCGATCTCGTCGCCTCGTTCACCGACCACGCGCGGGGACTCGGCCTGACGCCGGGCGCCCGCGTGCTGTGCGCCCGGGTCGAGCCCGCGGACGAACCCGTGGCCGGTCGGCTCGGGTTGGCGCCGGGCAGCCCGGTGCTGCTGCTGGTGCGGCTGCGCACCGCCGACGACGTGCCGATGGCGTTGGAGCGCACGTGCCTGTCGGTGGAGCGGTTCCCGGGCATCGAGGCGGTGGACTGGACCGACCGGTCGCTGTACGCGGAGTTGACCCGGCGCTGGGACGTGCGGGTCGCCGGGTCCGACACGCGGATCTCGGCGGTGCTGCCGGCGCCCGACGAGGCCGCCACGCTGGGAATCGGCTGCACGCAGCCGTGCTTCGTGATCGAGGGCGTGCCGCGGGACACGACGGGGTTCGCGGTGGAGAGCGGCCGGTCGGTGTACCGGGCCGACCGCTACGAGGTGGTCACCCGGGTACGGCCTTAG
- a CDS encoding NAD(P)-dependent alcohol dehydrogenase gives MKAAVHTGYGPPEVVRIVEVDRPAVGDRDVLVRVHATTVNRTDCAYRAAKPFFMRLLTGLVRPRRTIMGTEFAGVVEEIGGGVTAFSVGDRVFGYNEGAFGAHAEYLAVPQDGSIATIPADVTFEQAAPGTEGAHYALAFITHAGIRAGQDVLVNGATGGIGSAAVQLLKSLDVTVTAVCATENLALVRDLGADRVVDYTAGDFTADERTYDAVFDAVGKSTFGRCRRLLKPGGVYLSSELGPWAQNPVLALVTPLLRGRRVRFPFPRDDRAVVERLRDLMASGAFTPVVDRRYPLDRIVEAYRYVETGRKVGNVVIVVRAD, from the coding sequence ATGAAAGCCGCGGTGCACACCGGGTACGGCCCGCCGGAGGTCGTCCGGATCGTCGAGGTGGACCGGCCGGCGGTCGGGGACCGGGACGTGCTCGTCCGGGTGCACGCGACGACGGTGAACCGGACGGACTGCGCCTACCGGGCGGCCAAGCCGTTCTTCATGCGGCTGCTCACCGGTCTCGTCCGACCGCGGCGGACGATCATGGGCACCGAGTTCGCCGGTGTGGTCGAGGAGATCGGCGGCGGCGTCACGGCCTTCTCCGTCGGCGACCGGGTGTTCGGGTACAACGAGGGCGCGTTCGGCGCGCACGCCGAGTACCTGGCCGTGCCGCAGGACGGGTCGATCGCGACCATCCCGGCGGACGTGACCTTCGAACAGGCCGCCCCCGGCACCGAGGGTGCGCACTACGCGCTCGCGTTCATCACGCACGCGGGAATCCGGGCCGGGCAGGACGTCCTCGTCAACGGCGCGACCGGCGGGATCGGCTCGGCGGCCGTGCAGTTGTTGAAGAGCCTCGACGTGACCGTGACGGCGGTGTGCGCCACGGAGAACCTGGCCCTGGTGCGGGATCTCGGCGCGGACCGGGTCGTCGACTACACGGCCGGGGACTTCACCGCGGACGAGCGGACCTACGACGCGGTGTTCGACGCGGTCGGCAAGAGCACGTTCGGCCGCTGTCGACGACTGCTCAAACCCGGTGGCGTGTACCTGTCCTCGGAGCTGGGGCCCTGGGCGCAGAACCCCGTGCTGGCGTTGGTCACCCCGCTGCTGCGCGGTCGGCGGGTGCGGTTCCCGTTCCCGCGCGACGACCGGGCCGTCGTCGAACGGCTGCGGGACCTGATGGCGTCCGGGGCCTTCACGCCGGTCGTCGACCGGCGCTACCCGCTGGACCGGATCGTCGAGGCCTACCGGTACGTGGAGACCGGACGGAAGGTCGGCAACGTCGTGATCGTCGTACGGGCGGACTGA
- a CDS encoding anthrone oxygenase family protein, protein MSDRLARGVLWLAAALTALIAGFFYAYACSVMPGLATVDDATFIASMRGINAVVRNVAFAPSFFGALVVTAVAVALHRRRLRVLPWVVAALVLYAAAFALTMGLNVPLNEWLATVDTTDAAGVRAAYEGPWVTWNIVRTVLSVGALACLLVAVAVRGGPPLRG, encoded by the coding sequence ATGTCCGACCGGCTCGCCCGCGGCGTGCTGTGGCTCGCCGCCGCGCTGACCGCCCTGATCGCCGGGTTCTTCTACGCCTACGCGTGCTCGGTCATGCCGGGCCTCGCCACGGTCGACGACGCGACGTTCATCGCCTCGATGCGCGGGATCAACGCCGTGGTGCGCAACGTCGCCTTCGCGCCGAGCTTCTTCGGCGCACTGGTGGTCACCGCCGTCGCGGTCGCCTTGCACCGGCGCCGTCTGCGGGTCCTGCCGTGGGTTGTCGCGGCGCTGGTGCTCTACGCGGCGGCGTTCGCGCTGACGATGGGCCTCAACGTCCCGCTCAACGAGTGGCTCGCGACCGTCGACACCACCGACGCGGCCGGTGTCCGTGCCGCCTACGAGGGGCCGTGGGTGACCTGGAACATCGTGCGCACGGTCCTGTCGGTGGGCGCGCTGGCCTGTCTGCTCGTCGCGGTCGCGGTGCGTGGTGGTCCGCCCCTGCGCGGGTGA
- a CDS encoding YdcF family protein, giving the protein MNGFMASAGITQAQWHDAEAIWDYHQLGHEPRPCDVAIGLGSHDLGVADHAAELYKAGMFPLVVFSGGNSPTTAARFPRGEAVHYREQAIASGVPDSAILVEPQAGNTGQNISFSRAVLAEHGLEPRSVLLISKPYMERRAFATCRLLWPEVAVVCTSEPLEFVDYMASIGDEKLVVDMVVGDLQRVIEYPKQGFAAPQDVPVGVLAAYDRLLAAGFDSRLIRP; this is encoded by the coding sequence ATGAACGGCTTCATGGCATCGGCAGGCATTACTCAGGCGCAGTGGCATGACGCGGAAGCCATTTGGGACTACCACCAGCTCGGTCATGAGCCGCGTCCCTGTGATGTGGCGATCGGCTTGGGGAGTCATGACCTCGGCGTGGCCGACCACGCCGCCGAGCTGTACAAGGCAGGCATGTTCCCGCTTGTCGTGTTCAGTGGTGGCAACAGCCCGACGACTGCCGCACGCTTCCCGCGCGGCGAAGCTGTCCACTACCGCGAACAGGCGATCGCCTCGGGTGTGCCGGATTCGGCCATCCTGGTCGAGCCGCAGGCGGGCAATACCGGTCAGAACATCTCGTTCTCGCGTGCCGTGCTGGCTGAACACGGGCTGGAGCCACGCAGTGTGCTGCTCATTTCCAAGCCGTACATGGAACGTCGGGCGTTCGCGACCTGCCGCCTGCTTTGGCCGGAAGTCGCGGTGGTCTGCACGTCCGAGCCGCTGGAGTTCGTCGACTACATGGCTTCCATCGGCGATGAGAAGCTGGTCGTCGACATGGTGGTCGGCGACCTGCAACGGGTCATCGAGTACCCGAAGCAGGGCTTTGCCGCACCTCAGGACGTACCCGTCGGGGTGCTCGCCGCCTACGACCGGTTGCTCGCGGCCGGTTTCGACAGCCGCCTGATCCGGCCATGA
- a CDS encoding TetR/AcrR family transcriptional regulator, translating to MPERRRGRPRAGEAAARREAALDAALALLVEHGVDGLTMAAVAARAGSSKESLYNWFDNRAGLLAELVRRQARDVATDLPSGSDSPEALRDRLTTIAENLLLLLVGPPSLAINRAAMGSPELAGLVLRHGRHTTGPAVEAYLAANDIADPPEAFRLLYGLVVADHQIRALLGEEPPTPERVRREAGIAVDRFLRLTAG from the coding sequence GTGCCCGAACGACGCCGAGGCCGCCCGCGAGCGGGCGAAGCCGCGGCCCGCCGCGAGGCCGCGCTCGACGCCGCCCTGGCCCTGCTCGTGGAGCACGGCGTCGACGGCCTGACCATGGCGGCCGTCGCCGCCCGGGCCGGTTCGTCCAAGGAGAGCCTCTACAACTGGTTCGACAACCGCGCCGGACTGCTGGCCGAGCTGGTCCGCCGGCAGGCCCGGGACGTGGCCACCGACCTGCCCTCGGGCAGTGACTCGCCCGAGGCCCTCCGCGACCGGCTGACCACGATCGCCGAGAACCTGCTGCTCCTGCTGGTCGGCCCGCCGTCGCTGGCGATCAACCGGGCGGCCATGGGCTCGCCCGAACTGGCCGGACTCGTGCTGCGCCACGGCCGGCACACGACGGGACCGGCCGTCGAGGCGTACCTGGCGGCCAACGACATCGCCGACCCGCCGGAGGCGTTCCGCCTGCTGTACGGACTGGTGGTCGCCGACCACCAGATCCGGGCGCTTCTCGGGGAGGAACCACCGACGCCCGAGCGCGTCCGCCGCGAGGCCGGAATCGCGGTCGACCGGTTCCTGCGCCTGACGGCCGGCTGA
- a CDS encoding transcriptional regulator, which translates to MRYTVRLRSGDFTKAATLAGLRSDYARSKAMGVHRSTVTRVLAGELRPGAAFIAGALTALHPLDFTDLFEIVEQSPAPKPSVRATVVNLPENSTK; encoded by the coding sequence ATGAGATACACCGTCCGCCTGCGATCGGGCGACTTCACCAAAGCGGCCACTCTCGCGGGTCTGCGCTCCGACTACGCCCGATCCAAGGCCATGGGCGTCCACCGGTCGACCGTCACCCGCGTCCTCGCCGGCGAACTCCGACCCGGAGCGGCCTTCATCGCCGGAGCCCTGACCGCACTCCACCCCCTGGACTTCACCGACCTGTTCGAGATCGTCGAACAAAGCCCAGCGCCAAAGCCGTCAGTGCGTGCCACGGTCGTCAACCTTCCAGAAAATTCGACGAAGTGA
- a CDS encoding TetR/AcrR family transcriptional regulator, translating to MEKLGLRERKKAATRQAIHEAAVHLALELGPERVTVDLVADAAQVSRRTFSNYFANKEEAIFHADHTRLRRLVALVAARPAGESARAALAGAARELVAESPHSDPVWVAQRRLLRGHPSLAAHQVAAYAVFERDLTSAVATRLPDPDPLRSRVLAVTFLAALRAAAHVWLDHPDRSFGELVEEALDCLSGG from the coding sequence ATGGAGAAGCTCGGGCTCAGGGAGCGCAAGAAGGCCGCCACCCGGCAGGCGATCCACGAGGCAGCCGTCCACCTGGCCCTCGAACTGGGGCCGGAGCGGGTGACGGTCGACCTCGTGGCCGACGCCGCGCAGGTGTCGCGCCGGACGTTCTCGAACTACTTCGCGAACAAGGAAGAGGCGATCTTCCACGCCGACCACACCCGGCTGCGGCGGCTGGTGGCGCTGGTGGCCGCCCGGCCGGCGGGGGAGTCCGCGCGGGCGGCGCTGGCGGGGGCGGCACGTGAGCTGGTCGCCGAGAGCCCGCACTCCGACCCGGTCTGGGTGGCGCAGCGCAGGCTGCTGCGCGGGCACCCCAGCCTCGCGGCGCACCAGGTGGCCGCCTACGCGGTGTTCGAACGCGACCTGACTTCGGCCGTGGCCACGAGACTCCCCGACCCGGACCCGTTGCGTTCACGCGTGCTGGCGGTGACCTTCCTGGCCGCGCTCCGGGCCGCCGCACACGTGTGGCTGGACCACCCCGACCGGTCGTTCGGGGAGCTGGTCGAGGAGGCGCTGGACTGCCTGTCCGGCGGGTGA
- a CDS encoding MarR family winged helix-turn-helix transcriptional regulator, whose product MDDLVDRLRDLLKAVRLVKQFRSERHPEFPVGMIATLTLIDRSGGCHAKELAATTGRDPSTVSRAVGTLVAHGLVERRIDPVDRRAGVLAVTDAGRGALAEARTWHDDLLRRVLADWSPAEVTALTAALGRLTTDIGKALDFHHTREAAR is encoded by the coding sequence ATGGACGACCTCGTGGACCGACTGCGGGACCTGCTCAAGGCCGTGCGCCTGGTCAAGCAGTTCCGCTCCGAACGCCACCCGGAGTTCCCGGTGGGCATGATCGCCACGCTGACCCTGATCGACCGGTCCGGCGGCTGTCACGCCAAGGAACTCGCCGCCACCACCGGACGCGACCCGTCCACGGTCAGCCGCGCGGTGGGCACGCTCGTGGCGCACGGACTCGTCGAGCGCCGTATCGACCCGGTCGACCGCCGGGCCGGGGTCCTGGCCGTCACCGACGCCGGGCGCGGCGCGCTCGCCGAGGCCCGGACCTGGCACGACGACCTCCTGCGGCGCGTGCTCGCCGACTGGTCCCCCGCCGAGGTCACCGCGTTGACCGCGGCGCTGGGCCGCCTCACCACCGACATCGGGAAAGCCCTCGACTTCCACCACACCCGGGAGGCCGCGCGATGA
- a CDS encoding MDR family MFS transporter — protein sequence MSAPTETEPMTHRQVLEALSGLLLVLFVAMLSSTVVSTALPKIIGALDGSQTQYTWVVTATLLTATATTPVWGKLADLFDKKTLVQAAIVVFLIGSVVSGLSQNAGQLIAARAFQGIGVGGLQALVQIVIAAMIPPRERGRYNGYLGGVMAVATVGGPLLGGLIVDTSWLGWRWCFFVGVPFAVIALFLLQATLKVRTVRRPDVKIDYLGATLIAAGVSLLLVWISFVDDSFAWLSWQSAAMVGGSLVILAAAVRVEARAAEPVVPLEIVKRRTTALAILASLAVGMAMFGGAVFLGQYFQIGRGYTPTEAGLLTIPMMAGVLGASIVSGRMITKSGNVKPYLVVGTIALVPGFAALGTIDHETSLVLVGGAMLLVGVGVGMSMQNLVLAVQNTVPLRDIGAASSTIAFFRSLGGTIGVSVLGAVLARRVADRIHHDLAAAGFPTSGGGSAGSLDLSALPEAVQHIVRAAYGDATGHIFVISAGIAVVGVLASLAFKPIRLRSSLDLTADRS from the coding sequence ATGAGCGCACCCACCGAAACGGAGCCGATGACGCATCGGCAGGTCCTCGAAGCGCTCAGCGGCCTGCTGCTGGTGCTCTTCGTGGCGATGCTGAGCAGCACCGTCGTCTCCACCGCCCTGCCGAAGATCATCGGTGCGCTCGACGGGTCGCAGACCCAGTACACCTGGGTCGTCACGGCCACCCTGCTCACGGCGACCGCGACCACCCCGGTCTGGGGCAAGCTCGCCGACCTGTTCGACAAGAAGACGCTCGTCCAGGCCGCCATCGTGGTGTTCCTGATCGGCTCGGTGGTCAGCGGTCTGTCCCAGAACGCCGGCCAACTCATCGCGGCCCGCGCGTTCCAGGGCATCGGCGTCGGCGGCCTCCAGGCCCTGGTGCAGATCGTGATCGCGGCGATGATCCCGCCCCGCGAACGTGGCCGGTACAACGGTTACCTCGGCGGCGTCATGGCCGTGGCCACGGTCGGCGGCCCGCTGCTCGGCGGCCTGATCGTCGACACGTCCTGGCTGGGCTGGCGCTGGTGCTTCTTCGTGGGCGTGCCGTTCGCGGTGATCGCGCTGTTCCTGCTCCAGGCCACGCTCAAGGTGCGCACCGTGCGGCGCCCGGACGTGAAGATCGACTACCTGGGCGCCACGCTCATCGCCGCCGGGGTGAGCCTGCTGCTGGTCTGGATCTCGTTCGTGGACGACTCGTTCGCGTGGCTCTCGTGGCAGAGCGCGGCCATGGTCGGCGGCTCGCTGGTGATCCTCGCGGCGGCCGTGCGGGTGGAGGCGCGGGCGGCGGAACCGGTGGTGCCGTTGGAGATCGTGAAGCGGCGCACGACCGCGTTGGCGATCCTGGCCAGCCTCGCCGTGGGCATGGCGATGTTCGGCGGCGCGGTGTTCCTGGGCCAGTACTTCCAGATCGGCCGGGGCTACACGCCCACCGAGGCCGGCCTGCTGACCATCCCGATGATGGCCGGCGTGCTCGGCGCGTCCATCGTGTCCGGCCGGATGATCACGAAGTCGGGCAACGTCAAGCCCTACCTGGTCGTGGGCACGATCGCGCTGGTGCCCGGGTTCGCCGCGCTGGGCACGATCGACCACGAGACGTCGCTGGTGCTGGTCGGCGGCGCGATGCTGCTGGTGGGCGTCGGGGTCGGCATGAGCATGCAGAACCTGGTGCTGGCCGTGCAGAACACGGTGCCGCTGCGCGACATCGGCGCGGCGTCGTCGACGATCGCGTTCTTCCGCTCGCTGGGCGGCACGATCGGCGTCTCGGTGCTCGGCGCGGTGCTGGCCCGCCGGGTGGCCGACCGGATCCACCACGACCTGGCGGCGGCCGGGTTCCCGACGTCGGGTGGCGGCAGCGCGGGCAGCCTCGACCTGAGCGCGTTGCCCGAGGCCGTGCAGCACATCGTGCGGGCCGCGTACGGCGACGCCACCGGCCACATCTTCGTGATCTCGGCGGGGATCGCGGTGGTCGGCGTGCTGGCCTCGCTCGCGTTCAAGCCGATCCGGCTCCGGTCCAGTCTGGACCTCACGGCCGACCGCTCCTGA
- a CDS encoding phosphopantetheine-binding protein → MTTDDVRAGIAAVLDVPASDIADDDNLLDHGLDSVRVMSLVEGWRAGGAEVAFVDLAENPTVEAWTALLSR, encoded by the coding sequence ATGACCACGGACGACGTGCGGGCGGGCATCGCGGCGGTACTGGACGTGCCCGCGTCCGACATCGCCGACGACGACAACCTGCTCGACCACGGGCTCGACTCGGTGCGGGTGATGTCGTTGGTCGAGGGCTGGCGGGCGGGCGGCGCCGAGGTCGCGTTCGTCGACCTGGCCGAGAACCCGACGGTGGAGGCGTGGACGGCCCTGCTGTCCCGGTAA
- a CDS encoding isochorismatase family protein, with the protein MGLPTIEPYPMPTEADLPANRVDWTCVPARAVLLVHDMQNHFLRAFRSDSSPVVELVENIRALTATARALGIPVVYSAQPGGQSEDQRGLQLDMWGMGIADPADAGIFPAVEPDASDVLMTKWRYNAFHRTGLREMLDAQGRDQLVVTGIYAHIGCLMTAADAFMQDIQAFFVADAVADFSPDDHRMAVHYAAGRCAVTTTTSRLIAELETA; encoded by the coding sequence ATGGGGTTGCCGACCATCGAGCCGTACCCGATGCCGACCGAGGCGGACCTGCCGGCCAACCGGGTGGACTGGACCTGCGTGCCGGCGCGCGCGGTGTTGCTCGTGCACGACATGCAGAACCACTTCCTGCGCGCGTTCCGCTCGGACTCCTCGCCCGTGGTCGAACTGGTCGAGAACATCCGGGCGCTGACGGCCACGGCCCGCGCGCTGGGCATCCCGGTCGTCTACTCGGCGCAGCCGGGCGGGCAGAGCGAGGACCAGCGCGGGCTCCAGTTGGACATGTGGGGGATGGGCATCGCCGACCCGGCCGACGCGGGCATCTTCCCGGCCGTCGAGCCCGACGCGTCGGACGTGCTGATGACCAAGTGGCGCTACAACGCGTTCCACCGCACCGGTCTGCGGGAGATGCTCGACGCCCAGGGCCGCGACCAGTTGGTGGTGACCGGGATCTACGCGCACATCGGGTGCCTGATGACCGCGGCCGACGCGTTCATGCAGGACATCCAGGCGTTCTTCGTGGCCGACGCGGTCGCGGACTTCTCGCCCGACGACCACCGCATGGCGGTCCACTACGCGGCCGGCCGGTGCGCGGTGACCACGACGACCTCACGACTGATCGCGGAACTGGAGACGGCATGA